A portion of the Haemorhous mexicanus isolate bHaeMex1 chromosome 3, bHaeMex1.pri, whole genome shotgun sequence genome contains these proteins:
- the LOC132325698 gene encoding kinesin-like protein KIF26B has protein sequence MNSVAGNKERIAVTARSRKYGVTDPCSPTKPAAPFSPESWYRKAYEESRAGGRPAPEGAGSALGSSGTPSPGSGTSSPGSFTGSPGPASPGIGTSSPGSLGGSPGFGTGSPGSGSGGGSSPGSDRGVWCEHCNARLAELKRQALKLLIPGPVSSKVSAGPGEAGGSLCPERPPAAARAVGHLGSPLPVSPPSALPFICVLPLLGLVPFFYLLLLLHVEQRASVSGGLSGFRSICDSSFSVLFSVFHCIDSDSVLFPERF, from the exons ATGAATTCAGTGGCTGGAAATAAGGAGAGGATTGCGGTCACGGCGCGGAGCAGAAAATATGGG GTGACCGACCCCTGCTCCCCCACCAAGCCCGCCGCCCCCTTCTCCCCCGAGAGCTGGTACCGGAAGGCGTACGAGGAGTCCCGGGCTGGCGGTCGCCCGGCTCCGGAgggagctggctctgccctgggctcctccGGCACCCCGTCCCCCGGCTCCGGCACCTCTTCGCCGGGCTCCTTCACCGGCTCGCCGGGACCCGCCTCGCCCGGCATCGGCACCAGCTCCCCCGGCTCCCTGGGCGGCTCGCCGGGCTTCGGCACCGGCTCGCCGGGCTCCGGCAGCGGTGGCGGCTCCTCGCCGGGCTCGGACCGCGGCGTCTGGTGCGAGCACTGCAATGCCCGCCTGGCGGAGCTGAAGAGGCAGGCGCTGAAGCTCCTCATCCCCGGGCCCGTCAGCAGCAAGGTgagcgcggggccgggggaggcgggggggtccctgtgcccgGAGCGGCCCCCGGCAGCCGCCAGGGCTGTCGGCCACCTGGGCTCCCCTCTGCCGGTGTCACCGCCGAGCGCTTTGCCGTTTATTTGTGTTCTCCCCCTTCTTGGTCTTGTTCCCTTTTTCTATCTCCTCCTTCTGCTTCATGTGGAGCAGCGTGCCTCTGTCTCCGGAGGGCTGTCTGGCTTCAGGAGCATCTGTGATAGTTCTTTCAGCGTGCTTTTCTCCGTCTTTCATTGTATTGACAGTGATTCTGTGCTATTTCCTGAGcgtttttaa